The proteins below are encoded in one region of Alistipes communis:
- the rplD gene encoding 50S ribosomal protein L4, translating into MELAVLNTEGKETGRKVVLADSVFGVEANDHAIYLDVKQYLADQRQGTHKSKQRNEVAGSTRKLKRQKGTGGARCGSIKSPLFPGGGRIFGPVPRDYSFKLNKKLKQLARRSALTYKAQAGAIQILEAVKMEAPKTKQVIALTEALKVADKKVLLVLPETNVNLQLSCRNIPSIKPVLAQNVCTYDLMNASAVVMVEGAENVLNVMLA; encoded by the coding sequence ATGGAATTAGCTGTATTGAACACTGAAGGAAAAGAGACGGGTCGCAAGGTTGTCCTCGCGGACTCGGTATTCGGCGTGGAGGCTAATGACCACGCTATTTACCTCGACGTGAAGCAGTATCTGGCCGACCAGCGTCAGGGTACCCACAAGTCGAAGCAGCGCAACGAAGTCGCAGGTTCGACCCGCAAGCTGAAGCGTCAGAAGGGTACGGGCGGTGCCCGCTGCGGTTCGATCAAGTCGCCTCTGTTTCCCGGCGGCGGTCGTATCTTCGGTCCGGTTCCCCGCGATTATAGCTTCAAGCTCAACAAGAAACTCAAACAACTGGCACGCCGCAGCGCGTTGACGTACAAGGCTCAGGCCGGCGCCATCCAGATCCTCGAAGCCGTCAAGATGGAGGCTCCGAAGACCAAGCAGGTCATCGCCTTGACCGAGGCGTTGAAAGTGGCCGACAAGAAGGTGCTGCTCGTACTGCCCGAGACGAATGTCAACCTGCAGCTCTCCTGCCGCAACATTCCGTCGATCAAACCCGTGCTGGCACAGAACGTCTGCACCTACGATCTGATGAACGCTTCGGCCGTCGTGATGGTCGAGGGCGCCGAGAATGTGTTGAATGTAATGTTAGCTTAA
- the rpmC gene encoding 50S ribosomal protein L29 codes for MKSAEIKELSVKELQERIEAQKAQLTKLKVQHAVSPVEDPSIIKKSRRDIARMLTILRQKNPKC; via the coding sequence ATGAAAAGTGCTGAAATAAAGGAGCTCTCCGTGAAGGAGTTGCAGGAGCGCATCGAAGCCCAGAAGGCGCAGCTCACCAAGCTGAAGGTACAGCATGCCGTATCGCCCGTCGAGGACCCCTCGATCATCAAGAAATCCCGCAGAGACATCGCTCGTATGCTGACAATTCTGCGACAGAAGAACCCTAAATGTTAA
- the rplV gene encoding 50S ribosomal protein L22 has protein sequence MGARKSEMAKKYKAEKQQKAIAVLRDCPTSPRKMRLVADIIRGVEINKALGILRYSKKEASIRVEKLLKSAIANWEAKNPSERLEDTKLCVKEIFVDGGRMLKRIQAAPQGRAHRIRKRSNHVTIVVDKMVIAENK, from the coding sequence ATGGGTGCAAGAAAATCTGAAATGGCCAAGAAATACAAGGCCGAGAAGCAGCAGAAGGCCATAGCCGTTCTGCGCGATTGCCCGACCTCGCCCCGCAAAATGCGTCTGGTCGCAGACATCATCCGCGGCGTGGAAATCAATAAGGCACTGGGTATCCTCCGTTATTCGAAGAAGGAGGCCTCGATCCGTGTGGAGAAACTGCTCAAGTCGGCGATCGCCAACTGGGAAGCCAAGAATCCTTCGGAGCGTCTGGAAGATACGAAGCTGTGCGTCAAGGAGATCTTCGTCGACGGCGGCCGGATGCTCAAACGTATCCAGGCAGCTCCCCAAGGTCGCGCACACCGTATTCGCAAGCGTTCGAATCACGTGACGATCGTAGTGGACAAAATGGTAATCGCAGAAAACAAGTAG
- the rpsH gene encoding 30S ribosomal protein S8 encodes MTDPIADFLTRIRNAVKANHKVVEAPGSKIKQEITKILYEQGYILAYKFDTDEKGHPSIKIALKWNAQNKCNAIKGLKRVSRPGLRKYASVAEMPRVLNGLGIAILSTSKGIMTDAKARKENVGGEVLCYVF; translated from the coding sequence ATGACTGATCCTATTGCGGACTTTCTGACCAGAATTAGAAACGCGGTGAAAGCCAACCACAAGGTGGTTGAAGCTCCCGGTTCCAAAATTAAACAGGAGATCACCAAGATTCTCTACGAGCAGGGCTACATCCTCGCTTACAAGTTCGACACCGATGAGAAGGGCCACCCTTCGATCAAGATCGCGCTGAAATGGAATGCCCAGAACAAATGCAACGCCATCAAGGGGCTCAAACGCGTGAGCCGTCCGGGTCTGCGCAAGTATGCGTCGGTGGCTGAGATGCCCCGCGTACTCAACGGCCTGGGCATCGCCATCCTTTCGACTTCGAAGGGGATCATGACCGATGCGAAGGCGCGCAAGGAGAACGTCGGCGGCGAGGTGCTGTGCTACGTCTTCTAA
- the rplO gene encoding 50S ribosomal protein L15 translates to MELHNLKPAKGATHHDKRVGRGAGSGRGGYSGRGNKGAQSRSGYKSKLGFEGGQMPLQRRLPKFGFTNLKRVEYKAINLSTLDELAAKKELAAVDFEALVSAGFVSSNDKVKILGNGTLSKGLAVKAHAFSKSAEAAIVAAGGSVEKI, encoded by the coding sequence ATGGAATTACATAATCTCAAACCCGCAAAAGGCGCTACACACCACGACAAGCGTGTCGGCCGCGGTGCCGGTTCGGGTCGCGGCGGCTATTCGGGCCGCGGTAACAAGGGTGCTCAGTCGCGTTCGGGCTACAAGTCGAAGCTCGGTTTCGAGGGCGGTCAGATGCCGTTGCAGCGCCGTCTGCCGAAGTTCGGTTTCACGAACCTGAAGCGTGTGGAGTACAAGGCCATCAACCTCTCGACGCTCGATGAGCTGGCTGCGAAGAAGGAACTCGCGGCCGTCGATTTCGAGGCGCTGGTTTCGGCCGGATTCGTATCGTCGAACGACAAGGTGAAGATTTTGGGTAACGGTACGCTGTCGAAGGGGCTGGCGGTGAAGGCACATGCGTTCTCCAAGAGTGCCGAGGCGGCTATCGTAGCTGCCGGCGGCAGCGTGGAGAAGATCTAG
- the rplN gene encoding 50S ribosomal protein L14, which produces MIQQESRLVVADNSGAKEVLCIRVLGGTKRRYASIGDKIVVAVKSASPSGDVKKGAVSKAVVVRTTKEIRRANGSYIRFDDNAVVLLNNQGEIRGTRIFGPVARELRDQYMKIISLAPEVL; this is translated from the coding sequence ATGATACAACAAGAAAGTAGACTCGTAGTAGCTGATAACAGCGGTGCGAAGGAGGTCCTTTGTATCCGGGTGCTTGGCGGCACGAAGCGTCGTTATGCATCGATCGGCGATAAGATCGTGGTGGCCGTCAAGAGCGCTTCGCCCTCGGGCGACGTCAAGAAGGGTGCCGTGTCGAAAGCTGTCGTGGTGCGTACCACCAAGGAGATCCGCCGTGCCAACGGTTCGTATATCCGGTTCGACGACAACGCCGTGGTGTTGCTCAACAACCAGGGTGAAATCCGCGGTACGCGTATCTTCGGTCCCGTCGCCCGTGAGCTGCGCGACCAGTACATGAAGATCATCTCGCTGGCACCTGAAGTATTGTAA
- the rpmD gene encoding 50S ribosomal protein L30 — MATLKITQVKSRIGASAQQRKNLDALGLKKINQSVEHSDSVIIKGMLDRVKHLVKIEEVK; from the coding sequence ATGGCAACATTGAAGATCACTCAGGTCAAGAGCCGCATCGGTGCCTCGGCACAGCAGCGCAAGAACCTCGATGCTTTGGGTCTGAAAAAGATTAACCAGAGCGTGGAACACAGCGATTCGGTCATCATCAAGGGGATGCTCGATCGCGTAAAGCACCTCGTGAAGATCGAGGAGGTAAAATAA
- the rpsS gene encoding 30S ribosomal protein S19, whose product MSRSLKKGPFIDPKLEAKVVAQAEGNKKSVIKTWSRASMISPDFVGQTIAVHNGNKFIPVYVTENMVGHKLGEFAPTRNFRGHAGNKKK is encoded by the coding sequence ATGAGCCGTTCATTAAAGAAAGGACCGTTTATCGACCCGAAGCTCGAGGCGAAAGTCGTCGCTCAGGCGGAAGGCAATAAGAAGTCTGTCATCAAGACTTGGTCGCGAGCAAGTATGATTTCGCCTGACTTCGTAGGTCAGACGATCGCTGTCCACAACGGAAACAAGTTCATTCCGGTTTATGTAACAGAGAACATGGTCGGTCACAAGCTCGGCGAGTTTGCTCCGACGCGTAACTTCCGTGGTCATGCGGGTAACAAGAAAAAATAG
- the rplW gene encoding 50S ribosomal protein L23 — protein sequence MEIIIKPILTEKMTVQGEKLNRYGFIVDVRANKLQIRNAVEQMYGVVVTDVNTINYMGKLKSRYTKAGLLEGRANNFKKAIVTLKDGDKIDFYSNI from the coding sequence ATGGAAATCATTATTAAGCCTATTTTGACCGAGAAGATGACGGTTCAGGGCGAAAAACTGAATCGCTACGGTTTCATCGTTGATGTAAGAGCTAACAAGTTGCAGATCCGCAACGCCGTCGAGCAGATGTACGGCGTGGTCGTTACGGACGTCAACACCATCAACTACATGGGCAAACTCAAAAGCCGTTATACGAAGGCCGGTTTGCTCGAAGGTCGTGCTAACAACTTCAAGAAGGCGATCGTCACCTTGAAGGATGGGGACAAAATCGATTTTTACAGTAATATCTAA
- the rpsJ gene encoding 30S ribosomal protein S10 has protein sequence MSQKIRIKLKSFDHNLVDKSAEKIVKTVKSTGAVVSGPVPLPTQKKIFTVNRSTFVNKKAREQFQLCTFKRILDIYSSTAKTIDALMKLELPSGVEVEIKV, from the coding sequence ATGAGTCAGAAAATTAGAATCAAATTAAAGTCTTTCGACCATAATCTCGTTGACAAGTCGGCCGAGAAAATCGTCAAGACCGTGAAGAGCACCGGCGCGGTAGTGAGCGGTCCGGTACCCCTTCCCACGCAGAAGAAGATCTTTACCGTCAACCGTTCGACCTTCGTGAACAAGAAGGCCCGCGAGCAGTTCCAGCTCTGCACGTTCAAGCGCATCCTGGACATCTACTCGTCGACGGCGAAGACGATCGACGCGCTGATGAAGCTGGAGCTTCCGTCGGGTGTCGAGGTGGAGATCAAGGTCTGA
- the rplX gene encoding 50S ribosomal protein L24, producing MSVKLHIKKGDMVYVIAGDSRGQQGKVLAVDPEKQRAIVEGVNMCKKAEKPNAKNPQGGIVEKEAPIHISNLQVLDPKSGKPTRVGRKADAKGKLVRYAKKSGEEIK from the coding sequence ATGTCAGTCAAATTACATATCAAGAAGGGCGACATGGTTTATGTCATCGCAGGCGACAGCCGCGGCCAGCAGGGGAAGGTGCTCGCAGTCGATCCCGAAAAGCAGCGTGCCATCGTCGAGGGCGTGAACATGTGCAAGAAGGCCGAGAAGCCCAATGCGAAGAATCCGCAGGGAGGAATCGTCGAGAAAGAGGCTCCCATCCATATCTCTAACTTGCAGGTTCTCGACCCCAAGAGCGGCAAGCCCACTCGCGTAGGTCGCAAGGCCGATGCAAAAGGTAAATTAGTTCGTTACGCTAAAAAGTCAGGGGAGGAGATCAAATAA
- the rplR gene encoding 50S ribosomal protein L18, translating to MSLNKIERRERIKMRIRKIVSGTQAQPRMTVYRSNKQIYVQFIDDLAGTTLAAASSLDKEVAEAAAGKNKCEVAALVGKLAAQRAVEKGISTVAFDRNGYLYHGRVKVLADAAREGGLKF from the coding sequence ATGTCATTGAATAAAATCGAAAGAAGAGAGCGTATCAAGATGCGTATCCGCAAGATCGTGAGCGGTACGCAGGCTCAGCCTCGTATGACTGTCTACCGTAGCAACAAGCAGATCTACGTGCAGTTCATTGATGACCTCGCAGGCACTACGCTGGCGGCGGCTTCCTCGCTGGACAAGGAGGTTGCCGAAGCGGCGGCGGGCAAGAACAAGTGCGAAGTCGCGGCGCTGGTCGGAAAACTGGCCGCGCAGCGTGCTGTCGAAAAGGGTATCTCGACCGTGGCGTTCGACCGCAACGGATATCTGTATCACGGACGAGTTAAAGTGTTAGCGGATGCCGCACGTGAAGGCGGTCTTAAATTCTAA
- the rplP gene encoding 50S ribosomal protein L16, which translates to MLQPKKTKFRRMQKGRMKGIAQRGNQLAYGSFGIKALESTWITGRQIEAARQAITRYMKREGQIWIRIFPDKPITKKPAEVRMGKGKGNPEGFVAPVTPGRILFEAEGVPMEIAQEALRLGAQKLPITTKFIVRRDYVESSI; encoded by the coding sequence ATGTTACAGCCAAAAAAGACCAAATTTAGAAGAATGCAGAAGGGTCGTATGAAGGGTATCGCTCAGCGAGGCAACCAACTTGCATACGGTTCGTTCGGCATCAAGGCACTGGAATCTACATGGATCACGGGTCGTCAGATCGAGGCTGCCCGCCAGGCCATCACGCGTTACATGAAGCGTGAGGGCCAGATCTGGATCCGCATCTTCCCCGATAAACCCATCACCAAGAAACCCGCCGAGGTTCGTATGGGTAAAGGTAAAGGTAATCCCGAGGGATTCGTGGCACCCGTTACGCCCGGACGTATTCTCTTCGAGGCGGAGGGCGTACCCATGGAGATTGCACAGGAGGCACTTCGTCTCGGCGCTCAGAAATTGCCTATTACGACCAAGTTTATTGTACGGCGTGACTACGTCGAATCATCAATCTAA
- the rpsE gene encoding 30S ribosomal protein S5 → MSNTNIKKVRTSDLELKDRLVSIQRVTKVTKGGRTFSFSAIVVVGNENGVVGYGLGKASEVQAAIAKGVEDAKKNLIKVPVINGTIPHKQEMRFGGSQVMIRPAAPGTGIIAGGAMRAVLESVGVKNVLAKSKGSSNPHNLVKATIAALCELRDAYSVAQVRGISMSKVFNG, encoded by the coding sequence ATGTCAAATACGAACATAAAGAAAGTGCGTACAAGCGACCTCGAGCTTAAAGACCGGCTCGTAAGCATCCAGCGTGTTACCAAGGTAACGAAGGGTGGTCGTACATTCAGCTTTTCGGCGATCGTCGTCGTGGGTAACGAAAACGGCGTCGTGGGCTACGGTCTGGGTAAGGCTTCGGAGGTGCAGGCGGCCATCGCCAAGGGTGTCGAGGATGCCAAGAAGAACCTCATCAAGGTGCCGGTCATCAACGGTACGATTCCCCACAAGCAGGAGATGCGTTTCGGCGGTTCGCAGGTGATGATTCGTCCGGCCGCTCCCGGTACGGGTATCATCGCCGGCGGTGCCATGCGTGCCGTGTTGGAGTCGGTAGGCGTGAAGAACGTGCTGGCCAAGAGCAAGGGGTCGTCGAACCCCCACAACCTCGTGAAGGCGACCATCGCCGCTCTGTGCGAGCTGCGCGACGCTTACAGCGTGGCTCAGGTGCGCGGGATCTCGATGAGCAAGGTGTTTAACGGTTAA
- the rpsC gene encoding 30S ribosomal protein S3, which produces MGQKVNPIANRLGIIRGWDSNWYGGKDFSDKLVEDAKIRKYLNVRLAKASISKIIIERTLKLVTVTISTARPGIIIGKGGQEVDKLKEELKKLTGKEIQINIFEVKRPEVDAVIVGQNIARQLEGRVSFRRAVKTAVASTMRMGAEGIKVQVSGRVGGAEMARSETIKEGRIPLHTFRADVDYCLTEALTKVGILGVKVWICHGTVYGKRDLFEIAGASASQHGGQQAPQGRGPRGGAPRNKRRNNNNK; this is translated from the coding sequence ATGGGACAGAAAGTAAATCCGATAGCAAATCGTCTTGGTATCATTCGCGGTTGGGACTCCAACTGGTACGGCGGCAAGGACTTCTCCGACAAGCTGGTCGAGGACGCCAAAATCCGCAAGTATCTGAATGTCCGTCTGGCCAAAGCTAGCATTTCCAAGATTATCATCGAGCGCACGCTCAAACTGGTTACCGTCACCATTTCGACGGCCCGTCCGGGTATCATCATCGGCAAGGGCGGTCAGGAGGTCGACAAGTTGAAGGAGGAGTTGAAGAAGCTCACCGGCAAGGAGATACAGATCAACATCTTCGAGGTGAAGCGTCCCGAGGTGGACGCCGTGATCGTGGGTCAGAACATCGCCCGCCAGCTCGAGGGCCGCGTATCGTTCCGCCGTGCCGTGAAGACGGCCGTCGCTTCGACGATGCGCATGGGTGCCGAGGGCATCAAGGTACAGGTGTCGGGTCGTGTCGGCGGCGCCGAGATGGCCCGCAGCGAAACGATCAAGGAGGGACGTATTCCGCTGCACACCTTCCGCGCCGATGTGGACTACTGTCTCACCGAGGCGCTGACCAAGGTCGGTATCCTCGGCGTGAAGGTCTGGATCTGCCACGGTACGGTATACGGCAAGCGCGACCTGTTCGAGATCGCCGGTGCTTCGGCTTCGCAGCACGGCGGGCAGCAGGCTCCCCAGGGTCGTGGTCCGCGTGGCGGCGCTCCGCGCAACAAGCGTCGTAACAACAACAATAAGTAG
- the rplF gene encoding 50S ribosomal protein L6: protein MSRIGKLPVNLPAGVTVTVSPDNVVSVKGPLGTLSQKVDSDIKVEVGTHTEVHTGKEVPAVLVSRPTNQPRHRSLHGLYRALINNMVVGVSKGYEIKQELVGVGFKAEVKGNILEMSLGYSHDTYLMLPPEVTATAVTEKKGNPIVTLKSIDKQLIGQVAAKIRSLRKPEPYKGKGIKFVGEVLRRKAGKSAGAK, encoded by the coding sequence ATGTCAAGAATTGGTAAATTACCTGTAAACTTGCCCGCCGGCGTGACCGTCACGGTATCGCCCGACAACGTGGTAAGCGTGAAAGGGCCTCTTGGGACACTGAGTCAGAAGGTTGATTCGGACATCAAGGTCGAGGTAGGCACCCACACCGAGGTACACACCGGCAAGGAGGTTCCTGCCGTGCTCGTATCGCGTCCGACCAACCAGCCGCGTCACCGCTCGCTGCACGGTCTGTATCGTGCGCTGATCAACAACATGGTCGTCGGCGTATCGAAAGGTTACGAAATCAAACAGGAGCTCGTGGGCGTCGGTTTCAAGGCCGAAGTCAAGGGCAACATTCTCGAAATGAGCCTGGGTTACTCGCACGACACGTATCTGATGCTGCCGCCCGAAGTGACCGCCACGGCCGTTACGGAGAAGAAAGGAAACCCGATCGTCACACTCAAAAGCATCGACAAGCAGCTCATCGGCCAGGTGGCTGCCAAGATCCGCTCGCTGCGCAAGCCGGAGCCGTACAAGGGCAAGGGTATCAAGTTCGTAGGCGAAGTTCTGCGTCGCAAGGCCGGCAAGTCGGCAGGTGCTAAATAG
- the rpsQ gene encoding 30S ribosomal protein S17, giving the protein MERNLRKERIGVVVSNKMEKTIVVAVARKVKHPIYGKFVNKTTKFAAECLDETCKEGDTVRIMETRPLSKTKRWRLVQIIERAK; this is encoded by the coding sequence ATGGAAAGAAATCTTAGAAAGGAACGTATCGGGGTGGTTGTCAGCAACAAGATGGAGAAGACCATTGTGGTTGCAGTGGCGCGTAAGGTGAAGCATCCCATTTACGGCAAGTTCGTGAACAAGACGACGAAGTTCGCCGCCGAGTGCCTGGACGAGACCTGCAAGGAAGGTGATACCGTTCGCATCATGGAAACCCGCCCGCTGAGTAAGACGAAGCGTTGGAGATTAGTACAAATCATTGAAAGAGCGAAGTAG
- the rplE gene encoding 50S ribosomal protein L5, translating to MAYVPTLKTQYKEQIIAALMKEFGYTSVMQCPKLEKIVINQGMGQAVADKKLIDVAQAELTQIAGQKAVQTKSRKDISNFKLRKGMPIGVRVTLRDTKMYEFLERLIAVALPRIRDFKGINEKFDGQGNYTLGITEQIIFPEIDIDKITKIFGMEITFVTTAKTDEEAYALLREFGLPFKNAKKNN from the coding sequence ATGGCATACGTACCTACACTCAAGACACAGTATAAGGAGCAGATCATCGCCGCCCTTATGAAGGAGTTCGGTTACACGAGCGTGATGCAGTGCCCGAAACTCGAGAAGATCGTCATCAATCAGGGTATGGGCCAGGCCGTCGCCGACAAGAAACTCATCGACGTCGCACAGGCGGAGCTGACGCAGATCGCAGGTCAGAAAGCCGTCCAGACCAAGTCGCGCAAGGACATTTCGAACTTCAAACTCCGCAAGGGGATGCCCATCGGCGTGCGCGTCACGCTGCGCGATACGAAGATGTACGAGTTCTTGGAGCGCCTGATCGCCGTGGCGCTGCCCCGTATCCGCGACTTCAAGGGTATCAACGAGAAGTTCGACGGCCAGGGCAACTACACCCTCGGCATCACCGAGCAGATCATCTTCCCGGAGATCGACATCGACAAGATCACCAAGATCTTCGGCATGGAGATCACCTTCGTAACGACGGCCAAGACCGACGAAGAGGCTTATGCGCTGCTGCGCGAGTTCGGTCTGCCTTTCAAGAACGCTAAAAAGAACAACTAA
- the rplB gene encoding 50S ribosomal protein L2, whose translation MAVKKFKPVTAGTRHKIGGTFDEITTSVPEKSLLSVKKSSGGRNNTGKMTVRYIGGGHKQMYRNVDFKRAKDGVAATVKTIEYDPNRTARIALIVYADGQKSYIIAPNGLQVGQTVCSGAGVAPEVGNTLFLSEIPLGTIIHNIELYPGQGAAMARSAGSYAQLLAREGKFAIIKLPSGETRMVLVTCRATIGVVSNVDHSLESSGKAGRERWLGRRPRNRGVVMNPVDHPMGGGEGRASGGHPRSRKGLLAKGYKTRNPKKTTSKFIISRKKK comes from the coding sequence ATGGCAGTAAAAAAGTTTAAGCCTGTAACCGCAGGTACAAGACATAAGATTGGCGGAACGTTCGACGAGATTACCACCAGCGTTCCCGAGAAGTCGCTGCTGAGCGTCAAGAAGAGCTCCGGCGGTCGCAACAATACGGGCAAGATGACGGTTCGCTACATCGGCGGCGGTCACAAGCAGATGTACCGTAACGTGGACTTCAAGCGTGCCAAGGACGGCGTTGCCGCGACTGTAAAAACGATCGAATACGACCCGAATCGTACCGCGCGTATCGCGCTGATCGTCTATGCCGACGGTCAGAAGAGCTACATCATCGCTCCCAACGGCCTGCAAGTCGGCCAGACGGTGTGCAGCGGCGCAGGCGTGGCGCCCGAAGTGGGCAATACGCTTTTCCTGAGCGAGATTCCGCTGGGTACGATCATCCACAACATTGAACTCTACCCCGGTCAGGGTGCCGCCATGGCGCGTTCGGCCGGTTCGTATGCTCAGCTTTTGGCTCGCGAGGGCAAGTTTGCCATCATCAAACTGCCTTCCGGCGAGACTCGTATGGTACTCGTAACCTGCCGTGCGACGATCGGCGTAGTGTCGAACGTCGACCATTCGCTCGAAAGTTCGGGCAAGGCAGGTCGTGAGCGTTGGCTCGGCCGTCGCCCGCGCAACCGCGGTGTCGTGATGAACCCGGTGGATCACCCGATGGGTGGTGGCGAAGGTCGTGCGTCGGGTGGTCACCCGCGTTCGCGCAAGGGTCTGTTGGCTAAGGGTTATAAGACTCGCAACCCGAAGAAGACGACCTCGAAGTTTATTATTTCACGTAAGAAAAAATAA
- the rpsN gene encoding 30S ribosomal protein S14, whose protein sequence is MAKESMKAREVKREKLAKRYAHKREEIAAKVKSGEMDHEEAWIALSKLPRNSNPIRQHNRCKLTGRPKGYIRLFGISRIQFREMASAGLIPGVKKASW, encoded by the coding sequence ATGGCAAAGGAATCAATGAAGGCACGCGAGGTAAAGCGTGAGAAACTTGCGAAGCGTTACGCTCACAAGCGTGAGGAGATCGCTGCGAAGGTCAAGAGCGGTGAAATGGATCACGAGGAGGCTTGGATCGCACTGTCGAAACTGCCGCGCAACTCGAATCCCATTCGCCAGCACAACCGCTGCAAGCTGACCGGCCGTCCGAAGGGATATATCCGTCTGTTCGGTATCAGCCGTATCCAGTTCCGCGAGATGGCTTCGGCGGGTCTGATCCCCGGCGTGAAGAAGGCGAGCTGGTAG
- the rplC gene encoding 50S ribosomal protein L3: MSGLIGKKIGMTSVYSAEGKNIPCTVIEAGPCVVTQIKTLEKDAYEAVQIAYDDKSEKHTSSSLLGHFKKAGTTPKRKMAEFKDMPEVNLGDTLTVDIFSEEDWVDVTGISKGRGFQGVVKRHGFGGVGGQTHGQHNRQRKPGSLGASSYPSRVFPGKRLPGRMGGEQVKVLNLKVLKVIPENNLILVKGSIPGAKGSYLTIEK; this comes from the coding sequence ATGTCAGGACTAATTGGTAAAAAAATCGGAATGACTTCCGTTTACAGTGCCGAGGGTAAGAACATACCATGCACTGTTATTGAGGCTGGTCCGTGTGTGGTTACGCAAATCAAGACCCTCGAAAAGGATGCTTACGAGGCCGTCCAGATTGCCTATGACGACAAAAGTGAAAAGCACACCAGCAGCAGTTTGTTAGGACACTTCAAGAAGGCGGGCACCACTCCCAAGCGTAAGATGGCGGAGTTCAAGGACATGCCGGAAGTGAACCTCGGCGACACGCTCACCGTGGACATCTTCTCCGAAGAGGACTGGGTGGACGTGACCGGGATTTCGAAAGGCCGCGGCTTCCAGGGCGTTGTGAAACGTCACGGTTTTGGCGGCGTCGGCGGTCAGACCCACGGTCAGCACAACCGCCAGCGCAAGCCGGGTTCGCTCGGCGCCTCGTCGTATCCTTCGCGCGTATTCCCTGGCAAGCGTCTTCCGGGCCGGATGGGCGGCGAGCAGGTGAAGGTGCTCAACCTCAAAGTATTGAAAGTAATCCCCGAGAACAATCTGATCCTCGTCAAAGGGTCGATTCCGGGAGCAAAAGGTTCTTATTTAACAATCGAGAAGTAG